From the genome of Pseudomonas sp. FP453:
TCAAAGCCTGTTGGCGCAGTTCGAAAACATTACCTTCGCCAAATTCACGCGGCCTTATATCGACAGCGTGGATAAAGCGCGGGCCATGGTACAACAAATCAATCTGGCGGCTGAAAAAGACGGCTTTCGGCCGATCATTTTCGACACCATTGTCAATCAGGACATTCGTGAGATCCTCGCGACTTCCAATGGTTTCATGATCGACATCTTCTCGACGTTCCTTGCGCCACTGGAACAAGAGCTGAGTGAACACTCCTCATACTCGGTAGGAAAGTCCCATTCCATTGGGCACAACTCCAACTATATGGAGCGTATCGAGGCGGTGAACTTCGCCCTCGACAACGACGACGGCGCCCGCACGCACTACTACGACAAGGCCGACCTGATCCTGGTGGGCGTGTCCCGCTGCGGCAAGACGCCCACCTGCCTCTACATGGCCATGCAGTTCGGCATCCGCGCGGCCAACTACCCGCTGACCGAGGACGACATGGAGCACCTGACGCTGCCTGCGGCCCTGCGCTCGCACCGCCACAAGTTGTTCGGCCTGACCATCGACCCGGACCGCCTTACCTCGATCCGCAACGAGCGCAAGCCCAATAGCCGCTATTCCAGCTACGCGCAGTGCGAGTTCGAAGTGCGTGAAGTGGAAAATCTGTTCCGTCGCGAGAATATTGCGCATATCAATTCCACCCACTTTTCGGTGGAGGAGATTTCCGCGAAGATTTTGGTGGAGAAGGGTGTGGAGCGTCGGTTCAAGTAGTTGTGTCGTCTGGGCTGGCCTCTTCGCGGGCAAGCCCGCTCCCACAGTTGACTGCATTTACACATCAACATGTGGGAGCTGGCTTGCCTGCGATGAACGATAACGCGGTAAACCTGCCTACAACTGAAACCGCCCTCCACCCTGCCCCAGCGCCGTCGCCAACGCATCAAACCCCGCCAACAACAGCTGGTCATCCCCCGATGTATTGCAGACACTCGCCCGAATAAACTGCGGCACCGCCGTCTGCCCTACGGCAAACGCCTCGGCCGTGGCGATCAGGTAATTATTCTGCTTGAGCTCCGCCTCGATTTCCGACGCGCGCCACGGTTCCGGGACTTCGATCCAGAAGTGCGGGCTGTTGAGGTGCGTGCGGTACTCAAGCCCGGCCAACACCCCCTCGACCAGGGTTTTGCGGCGACTGATCTCGTTGATCTGCTGACGCAACAGGTATTCCGCAGTGCCGTTTTCGATCCACTGTGTCGCCAGTTCCAGCGTCACCGGCGTGGCCATCCAGCAGGTCGAGCGCAGCGCCGCCGAAATACGGCTGACCAGCGCCGGCGGTGCGTGCACATAC
Proteins encoded in this window:
- a CDS encoding pyruvate, water dikinase regulatory protein; the encoded protein is MKRSAFFISDGTGITAETLGQSLLAQFENITFAKFTRPYIDSVDKARAMVQQINLAAEKDGFRPIIFDTIVNQDIREILATSNGFMIDIFSTFLAPLEQELSEHSSYSVGKSHSIGHNSNYMERIEAVNFALDNDDGARTHYYDKADLILVGVSRCGKTPTCLYMAMQFGIRAANYPLTEDDMEHLTLPAALRSHRHKLFGLTIDPDRLTSIRNERKPNSRYSSYAQCEFEVREVENLFRRENIAHINSTHFSVEEISAKILVEKGVERRFK